In one Sphingomonas sp. AP4-R1 genomic region, the following are encoded:
- a CDS encoding alkaline phosphatase, with the protein MADFDRRSVLGAVSAGSLMLAAGAGARPRQFSVFTHGVASGDPHADSLLLWTRAMGPGGAAVEGRWQVATDRSFRRIVSEGDFATSAERDHVAKIVADGLRPGTEYWYRFRTAHDVSPTGRARTLPTGGTEKLDIALACCAMYMLGEFHAYRAIAERTDLDLVLFVGDYIYEYGANSFPTAPDIRVPVPTHDTVTLADYRARYAAWRADPALQAAHARAPWICMWDDHEIANDDWMGGAQHHDPAKQGPWEDRKTAAVRAYLEWMPIRDPDPAHPYAVQRSFSFGDLATLILPETRLEARDAQLTLPHDLKVRMMDHADPAHPVPVTDPTILATLDPKALPARYRMEPDIAAFRAKLADPARRMVGDEQLDWIRRETEASVAKRQPWLLFGSPTIMGRYVYPDLDALVPAASKARFEALQPGASALYRMTGLGLPLFNLDSWDGYPAERQRVYDIFEKSGANVVVLSGDSHMAWLNELHDGERRVAVEVSTSTLTGPSMGSMLLFDEAAVGQHFVDENRDVAWCDHVAVGFVAVRVTRQGVEAEFVDIPGPRRAAFEARPGKRARAALTERGVGGWTDA; encoded by the coding sequence ATGGCGGACTTCGATCGCAGGTCGGTCCTGGGGGCGGTATCGGCGGGGAGCCTGATGCTCGCCGCCGGTGCCGGCGCCCGCCCCAGGCAGTTCAGCGTCTTCACGCACGGGGTCGCCAGCGGCGATCCCCATGCCGACAGCCTCCTGCTCTGGACGCGGGCGATGGGGCCGGGCGGCGCTGCGGTCGAAGGCCGCTGGCAGGTCGCGACGGACCGCAGCTTCCGGCGGATCGTGTCGGAGGGCGACTTCGCCACATCCGCCGAACGCGACCATGTCGCCAAGATCGTCGCGGACGGGCTCCGGCCCGGAACCGAATATTGGTATCGCTTCCGCACCGCTCACGATGTTTCGCCGACCGGCCGCGCCCGCACGCTTCCGACCGGTGGGACGGAGAAGCTCGATATCGCGCTCGCCTGCTGCGCGATGTACATGCTCGGCGAATTCCACGCTTATCGTGCGATCGCCGAACGCACCGATCTCGATCTCGTGCTGTTCGTGGGCGACTATATCTACGAATATGGCGCGAACAGCTTCCCCACCGCGCCCGACATCCGCGTGCCGGTGCCGACGCATGATACGGTGACGCTGGCGGACTATCGCGCCCGCTATGCCGCGTGGCGCGCCGATCCCGCCTTGCAGGCCGCCCACGCGCGCGCGCCGTGGATCTGCATGTGGGACGATCACGAGATCGCGAATGACGACTGGATGGGTGGTGCCCAGCATCACGATCCGGCGAAGCAGGGCCCCTGGGAGGACCGCAAGACGGCGGCCGTGCGCGCCTATCTGGAGTGGATGCCGATCCGCGATCCAGATCCGGCGCATCCCTATGCGGTGCAGCGCAGCTTCTCGTTCGGTGATCTGGCGACGCTGATCCTGCCCGAGACGCGGCTGGAGGCGCGCGACGCGCAACTGACGCTGCCGCACGATCTGAAGGTGCGGATGATGGATCATGCCGATCCCGCGCATCCCGTGCCCGTCACCGATCCGACGATCCTCGCCACGCTCGATCCCAAGGCCTTGCCAGCGCGATACAGGATGGAGCCGGACATCGCCGCCTTCCGGGCGAAGCTGGCGGATCCGGCGCGGCGAATGGTGGGTGACGAGCAGTTGGACTGGATCCGCCGCGAGACCGAAGCCTCGGTCGCGAAGCGGCAGCCGTGGCTCCTGTTCGGCAGCCCCACGATCATGGGCCGCTATGTCTATCCCGATCTCGACGCGCTGGTGCCGGCGGCATCGAAGGCCCGGTTCGAGGCGCTGCAGCCCGGCGCATCCGCGCTCTACCGGATGACGGGGCTCGGCCTGCCGCTGTTCAACCTCGATTCCTGGGACGGCTATCCGGCCGAACGCCAGCGTGTCTACGACATCTTCGAGAAGAGCGGAGCCAACGTGGTGGTCCTGTCCGGAGACAGCCACATGGCCTGGCTGAATGAACTGCATGACGGCGAGCGCCGCGTGGCGGTCGAGGTGTCGACATCCACCCTCACCGGCCCTTCGATGGGCAGCATGCTGCTGTTCGACGAAGCGGCGGTGGGACAGCATTTCGTGGACGAGAATCGCGACGTGGCATGGTGCGATCACGTGGCCGTCGGCTTCGTCGCGGTGCGCGTGACGCGGCAGGGCGTCGAGGCGGAGTTCGTCGACATTCCCGGCCCGCGCCGGGCGGCGTTCGAGGCGCGACCCGGCAAACGGGCGCGCGCCGCGTTGACGGAGCGTGGCGTCGGCGGCTGGACCGACGCCTAG
- a CDS encoding TonB-dependent receptor, translating into MIISSAARPSSRCRSALLVAALLCGAAAMPAMAEDAATPPAAADQNEILVTAQKRPQTLLEVPSSVLALSGERLRDSGVRDFIQLSQQTPGVIVSNQLAGGRTIQTFTIRGIGYDDFRPNGSPSAAVHFDGVYEGSAALIGGQMFDVARVEVLKGPQGTLYGRNTTAGAVNVISNKPGQTVEGYANLEYGNYNSLRGEAAVNVPLNEKIAVRVSGVYDRTDGYQTNVGPGSYAGYTPNPAIPAIPQVATDDKASGTKFYAGRALMSVNLGEGTDLLFNAHGFREKGGQAQAERTLPSATLPANAPYTFDSNIVPRLDKKNYGGSATLTQEVGSAALLTVIGAYEHLDQHFDWGDGAPTRTFDINYHDTLKAGSLEARLQNKDKGRFDWVVGGAYFKDRTRMQSILDGSDAFRTIFAADYLQKRQSWATFADGSIKLGDRWKIGAGLRYTRETSEFSGSTIDLNPYGLSIASVALPGVPAIFDNHFKDGRLSGKASLSYQLSRDAQAYVSIGRGFKAGGFDGSTIFSTPEALPFKSENVWAYEGGVKFLPRGGPVQLEVSGFYYDYSNLQANTLLQPSPGVFTNIRTNVGKARIFGGEASAVIRPIERLDLRVGVSLLDSKITSIVSASAAEAARRLGNDLPNAPHMTINGSIRYEMPLNDRVSLIPYITGRFVDNYFTELDNYRTIGGYFLGDARLELNLDKRWSIAGYVRNFTNVRYSTGLGGASTTVYNVFRGAPRTYGASVGVKF; encoded by the coding sequence ATGATCATCTCGTCCGCCGCCCGCCCTTCTTCGCGATGCCGCTCCGCGCTTCTCGTCGCCGCCCTGCTCTGCGGCGCCGCCGCCATGCCGGCGATGGCGGAAGACGCGGCCACCCCGCCCGCGGCGGCGGACCAGAATGAAATCCTGGTGACGGCCCAGAAGCGCCCGCAGACGCTGCTGGAAGTGCCGTCTTCGGTGCTGGCCCTGAGCGGCGAGCGCCTGCGCGACAGCGGCGTGCGCGACTTCATCCAGCTTTCGCAGCAGACGCCGGGCGTGATCGTCTCGAACCAGCTGGCCGGCGGCCGCACGATCCAGACCTTCACGATCCGCGGTATCGGCTATGACGATTTCCGCCCGAACGGCAGCCCGTCGGCGGCCGTCCATTTCGACGGCGTCTATGAAGGCTCCGCCGCGCTGATCGGCGGGCAGATGTTCGACGTGGCGCGAGTCGAGGTACTGAAGGGGCCGCAGGGCACGCTCTACGGCCGGAACACGACCGCCGGCGCCGTGAACGTCATCTCGAACAAGCCGGGCCAGACGGTCGAGGGTTATGCGAACCTCGAATATGGCAATTACAACAGCCTGCGCGGCGAGGCGGCGGTCAATGTGCCGCTCAACGAGAAGATCGCGGTGCGCGTGTCCGGCGTCTATGACCGCACCGACGGCTACCAGACCAATGTCGGGCCGGGCAGCTATGCGGGCTACACGCCGAACCCCGCAATCCCCGCCATTCCGCAGGTGGCCACGGACGACAAGGCCAGCGGCACCAAATTCTATGCGGGCCGCGCGCTGATGTCGGTCAATCTCGGCGAGGGCACGGACCTGCTGTTCAACGCGCACGGCTTCCGCGAGAAGGGCGGCCAGGCGCAGGCCGAACGCACGCTGCCGTCGGCCACCCTGCCCGCCAACGCCCCCTATACGTTCGACTCCAATATCGTCCCCCGCCTGGACAAGAAGAATTACGGCGGCTCCGCCACGCTGACGCAGGAGGTCGGCAGCGCGGCGCTGCTCACGGTGATCGGCGCCTATGAGCATCTCGACCAGCATTTCGACTGGGGCGACGGCGCACCGACCCGCACCTTCGACATCAACTATCACGACACGCTGAAGGCCGGATCGCTCGAAGCCCGCCTGCAGAACAAGGACAAGGGCCGGTTCGACTGGGTCGTCGGCGGGGCCTATTTCAAGGATCGCACGCGGATGCAGAGCATCCTCGACGGATCCGACGCGTTCCGCACGATCTTCGCCGCGGACTATCTCCAGAAGCGGCAGAGCTGGGCCACGTTCGCCGACGGCAGCATCAAGCTGGGCGATCGCTGGAAGATCGGCGCGGGCCTGCGCTACACGCGCGAGACGAGCGAGTTCTCCGGCTCGACGATCGATCTCAATCCGTATGGCCTGTCGATCGCCTCGGTGGCGCTGCCGGGCGTGCCCGCCATCTTCGACAATCATTTCAAGGACGGCCGCCTCTCGGGCAAGGCCTCGCTCAGCTACCAGCTCAGCCGCGACGCACAGGCCTATGTCTCGATCGGGCGCGGCTTCAAGGCGGGCGGCTTCGACGGCTCGACCATCTTCTCCACGCCGGAGGCCCTGCCCTTCAAGTCGGAGAATGTGTGGGCCTATGAAGGCGGCGTGAAGTTCCTGCCGCGCGGCGGCCCCGTGCAGCTGGAAGTGTCGGGCTTCTACTACGATTACTCCAATCTGCAGGCGAACACCCTGCTGCAGCCGAGCCCGGGCGTCTTCACCAACATCCGCACGAACGTCGGCAAGGCGCGCATCTTCGGCGGCGAGGCTTCGGCGGTGATCCGCCCGATCGAGCGCCTCGATCTGCGCGTCGGCGTGTCGCTGCTCGACTCAAAGATCACCAGCATCGTCTCGGCCAGCGCCGCCGAGGCCGCACGCCGGCTCGGCAACGATCTGCCCAACGCGCCGCACATGACGATCAACGGATCCATCCGCTACGAAATGCCGCTCAACGATCGCGTCTCGCTGATCCCGTACATTACGGGCCGGTTCGTCGACAATTACTTCACCGAGCTGGACAATTACCGCACGATCGGTGGCTATTTCCTCGGCGACGCGCGGCTGGAACTGAACCTCGACAAGCGCTGGTCGATCGCGGGCTATGTCCGCAACTTCACCAACGTCCGTTATTCCACCGGCCTCGGCGGCGCATCGACGACCGTCTACAACGTGTTCCGTGGCGCCCCGCGCACCTACGGCGCCTCCGTCGGCGTGAAGTTCTGA
- a CDS encoding TetR/AcrR family transcriptional regulator produces MSKHDEHSLRDVLIDASLHDIAERGLTALSLRVLAAKAGRSTTAVFQNFGNKNGLLLATVDEAMARDRAFHAALAADLQGLRATPAILADVLALTIERRARLDDPALRIWSELLFSSEQPPEVVHRLREWHAMRISFWTDILPPERRHDSARIATFAAMEDVYAGALAGETSYGLLLRETATHLLAEPAPEPRAPAPVTAWLSATTPAPRQPEQSGDAALRVRLLDLAAREVFEHGVTALTHRRLTAKAGVSAAMIIYHFGDMATLFNAAIWHALFAGLPDFLHDAGEDRPAARLPTMEDWVGSLERSVQPGDGDAPKGFYVNYSRIVGQLCLRARQDPALVPMVRYLRAIEGSGIHHASGATWPESLAMDRARATGFAIWIKGYATLNEALGRTDADMIRRGLAEVGQAFGRS; encoded by the coding sequence TTGAGCAAGCACGACGAACATTCTCTTCGCGACGTCCTGATCGACGCGAGTCTGCACGATATTGCGGAGCGTGGGCTGACGGCGCTCTCGCTGCGCGTCCTGGCCGCGAAGGCGGGACGCAGCACGACCGCCGTGTTCCAGAATTTCGGGAACAAGAACGGCCTGCTCCTCGCCACGGTCGACGAGGCGATGGCGCGCGACCGGGCATTTCACGCCGCGCTCGCGGCCGACCTCCAAGGGCTGCGGGCCACGCCGGCCATTCTGGCGGACGTGCTGGCGCTGACGATCGAGCGTCGCGCCCGTCTGGACGATCCGGCGTTGCGGATATGGTCCGAGCTGCTGTTCAGTTCGGAACAGCCTCCAGAAGTCGTCCACAGGCTGCGCGAATGGCACGCGATGCGGATCTCCTTCTGGACGGATATCCTGCCACCGGAACGGCGCCACGATTCGGCGCGGATCGCGACCTTCGCGGCCATGGAAGATGTCTATGCCGGCGCGTTGGCGGGCGAGACATCCTATGGCCTCCTGCTGCGCGAGACGGCGACGCACCTGCTGGCCGAGCCGGCGCCGGAGCCGCGTGCTCCTGCCCCCGTCACGGCCTGGCTCTCCGCGACGACGCCGGCGCCACGGCAGCCCGAGCAGAGCGGGGACGCGGCGCTGCGCGTCCGGCTCCTGGATCTGGCGGCGCGCGAAGTGTTCGAACACGGCGTCACCGCGCTCACCCACCGTCGCCTGACCGCCAAGGCCGGCGTGTCGGCGGCCATGATCATCTATCATTTCGGCGACATGGCGACGTTGTTCAATGCGGCGATCTGGCATGCCCTGTTCGCAGGGCTGCCCGATTTCCTCCACGATGCCGGCGAAGATCGACCGGCGGCCCGCCTGCCGACGATGGAGGACTGGGTCGGCAGCCTGGAACGGAGCGTGCAGCCCGGCGATGGCGACGCGCCCAAGGGATTCTACGTCAATTATTCGCGCATCGTCGGCCAGTTGTGCCTGCGCGCGCGACAGGATCCCGCGCTGGTGCCGATGGTCCGCTATCTGCGGGCGATCGAAGGCTCGGGCATTCACCACGCCAGCGGAGCCACCTGGCCGGAGAGCCTGGCGATGGACCGGGCCCGCGCGACCGGATTCGCGATCTGGATCAAGGGCTATGCCACGCTCAACGAAGCCCTCGGGCGCACGGACGCGGACATGATCCGGCGCGGCCTCGCGGAGGTGGGACAGGCTTTCGGCCGCTCCTGA
- a CDS encoding FAD/NAD(P)-binding protein codes for MSPPILKNVVIVGGGFSGALQAVNLLRHDGPRAILIERRPEVGRGLAYTAADPNLLLNVRAGNMSALPDEPRHFVEWLDRRGLPSDGFVPRVIYGEYLAELLAAAREAAPDRLEIVRGDAVAAAFGDGVTVALADGRSIAADALVLALGNLPPLDPGGLDPRGWPPGWYAPDPWSASIADDLEDQTVLIVGTGLTMIDAALVLDARGFRGRMVALSRRGLVPRAHAGGSVAQGLQERPPIELSALARQVRARARETGWRAAVDELRPYTQGMWRAASPEQRGRFVRHLRPWWEVHRHRLAPAVADRLDALRASGRLSIVAGKTQDFAFDGDRIRVRWRPRGNERSEVLSVRRVINCSGPQIDLDRTTEPLLLDLLRQGRIAADSMRLGLATNASAQALNAKGEPSDRLYALGPLTRGTFWEITAVPDIRHQTWSLARLLSNAHWVGGEGL; via the coding sequence GTGAGTCCGCCGATCCTGAAAAACGTGGTTATCGTCGGCGGCGGTTTTTCCGGCGCGTTGCAGGCCGTGAATCTCCTGCGGCACGATGGCCCGCGCGCGATCCTGATCGAGCGTCGGCCGGAGGTGGGGCGTGGCCTCGCTTATACGGCGGCCGATCCGAACCTGCTGCTGAACGTGCGCGCCGGGAACATGAGCGCGCTTCCGGACGAGCCCCGTCATTTCGTGGAATGGCTCGATCGGCGCGGTCTGCCGTCGGACGGCTTCGTGCCACGCGTCATCTATGGCGAATATCTGGCCGAGTTGCTCGCCGCCGCGCGTGAGGCCGCTCCCGATCGGCTGGAGATCGTCCGCGGCGATGCCGTGGCGGCCGCTTTCGGAGACGGCGTGACGGTGGCGCTGGCCGACGGCCGGAGCATCGCCGCCGACGCGCTGGTGCTCGCGCTCGGCAATCTGCCGCCGCTCGATCCGGGTGGGCTCGATCCGCGGGGCTGGCCGCCCGGCTGGTATGCGCCCGATCCCTGGAGCGCCTCGATCGCGGACGATCTGGAGGATCAGACGGTGCTGATCGTCGGCACCGGCCTGACGATGATCGATGCGGCGCTGGTGCTGGATGCGCGCGGTTTTCGGGGGCGGATGGTCGCTCTTTCGCGACGGGGGCTGGTGCCGCGCGCCCATGCCGGCGGCAGCGTCGCGCAGGGGCTTCAGGAGCGGCCCCCGATAGAATTGTCCGCGCTGGCGCGACAGGTGCGCGCGCGGGCCCGCGAGACAGGATGGCGTGCCGCCGTGGACGAGCTTCGCCCTTATACGCAGGGCATGTGGCGCGCCGCCTCGCCGGAGCAGCGCGGACGCTTCGTGCGCCATTTGCGGCCGTGGTGGGAGGTGCATCGCCACCGCCTTGCGCCCGCCGTCGCGGATCGTCTCGATGCACTCAGGGCGAGCGGGCGCCTGTCGATCGTGGCCGGCAAGACCCAGGATTTCGCGTTCGACGGCGATCGCATCCGCGTTCGCTGGCGTCCCCGGGGGAACGAACGCAGCGAAGTGCTTTCGGTGCGCCGCGTGATCAACTGCAGCGGACCGCAGATCGATCTCGACCGGACCACGGAGCCGCTGCTGCTGGATCTCCTGCGTCAGGGACGAATCGCCGCGGATTCGATGCGGCTCGGCCTTGCGACCAATGCGAGCGCGCAGGCCCTGAACGCGAAGGGGGAGCCGAGCGACCGGCTCTATGCGCTTGGTCCGCTCACGCGCGGGACCTTCTGGGAGATCACCGCCGTCCCGGACATCCGCCATCAGACATGGTCGCTCGCGCGCCTGCTTTCGAACGCGCATTGGGTGGGAGGCGAGGGGCTGTAG
- a CDS encoding site-specific integrase: protein MKNAKPGRHVDGRGLCLLVKDSGARTWVLRMQKNGRRRDYGLGSALDVSLAEARDAAAALRRQVRQGVDPVAERRKSRKVLPSFETAARACYEAMKEGWKNQRHASWISSLENHVFPLIGTRPVDEVDSACVVEVLAPIWLDIADTSRRILQRIGAVLDFAHIKGWRKEETSLRSVRKGLPRQVDKGGHLEAMPYADVPALMARLAAASPTTGRDALRFTIYNAVRSNETRFAVWTEFDLDKAIWTIPGERMKAGETHVVPLSAPAVALLRKRWKERASDTGLVFSADGEKPISDMTMTKLLRDDGIKGVTVHGFRSAFTDWSSERTDFPKEVADKALAHKLPNKVEAAYRRTDFFDKRRSLMMRWTEFLEKVPARSSSDAGPTASEPVSLRVAA from the coding sequence GTGAAGAATGCCAAGCCCGGCCGCCATGTAGATGGCCGGGGCCTGTGCCTGCTGGTCAAGGACAGCGGTGCGCGGACCTGGGTGCTGCGGATGCAGAAGAACGGCAGGCGGCGCGATTATGGCCTAGGATCGGCGCTGGACGTGTCGCTGGCCGAGGCCCGCGACGCGGCGGCGGCATTGCGCCGTCAGGTCCGTCAAGGTGTCGACCCGGTGGCCGAGCGACGCAAGTCGCGCAAGGTGTTGCCGAGTTTCGAAACGGCAGCGCGGGCCTGTTACGAGGCGATGAAAGAGGGATGGAAGAACCAGCGCCATGCGAGCTGGATATCCAGCCTTGAGAATCACGTCTTTCCGTTGATCGGGACGAGGCCGGTGGACGAGGTGGACAGCGCGTGCGTGGTGGAGGTGCTCGCGCCGATCTGGCTCGATATTGCCGACACCTCTCGGCGCATCTTGCAGCGCATCGGCGCAGTATTGGATTTCGCGCACATCAAGGGATGGCGAAAGGAAGAAACCTCGCTGCGGTCCGTCCGCAAAGGCCTTCCCCGTCAGGTAGACAAGGGCGGGCATCTCGAGGCCATGCCCTATGCCGATGTGCCCGCGCTTATGGCGAGGCTGGCGGCAGCGTCGCCGACCACCGGGCGGGACGCGCTGCGCTTCACCATCTACAACGCGGTGCGCTCCAACGAGACGCGTTTTGCCGTCTGGACCGAGTTCGACCTGGATAAGGCCATCTGGACCATTCCAGGCGAGCGGATGAAGGCCGGCGAAACCCATGTCGTGCCACTGTCCGCGCCGGCCGTGGCGTTGCTGCGCAAACGGTGGAAGGAGCGCGCGAGCGATACCGGCCTTGTCTTCTCCGCCGACGGCGAAAAGCCGATCAGCGACATGACCATGACCAAGCTGCTCCGCGATGACGGCATCAAGGGCGTGACCGTTCACGGCTTCCGTTCCGCTTTCACCGACTGGTCATCGGAGCGGACAGATTTCCCGAAGGAGGTTGCCGACAAGGCGCTGGCGCACAAGCTGCCCAACAAGGTGGAAGCCGCCTATCGGCGCACCGACTTCTTTGACAAGCGGCGCAGCCTCATGATGCGCTGGACGGAATTTCTGGAGAAGGTGCCTGCAAGGAGCAGTTCGGACGCCGGCCCCACGGCGTCCGAACCCGTCAGCCTTCGCGTTGCCGCTTGA
- a CDS encoding helix-turn-helix domain-containing protein codes for MIASPPPDPICLRVNDAARMIGVGRTKLYALIAAGEVETVKLGKATRITTASLHDLIKRQREG; via the coding sequence ATGATCGCGTCTCCCCCTCCTGATCCGATCTGCCTGCGCGTCAACGACGCGGCTCGCATGATCGGCGTCGGCCGCACCAAACTCTACGCGCTGATCGCGGCGGGCGAGGTCGAGACGGTGAAACTCGGCAAGGCTACCCGCATCACAACCGCCAGTCTGCACGACCTCATCAAGCGGCAACGCGAAGGCTGA
- a CDS encoding AlpA family transcriptional regulator produces MNNPDRIIRLKTVLARTGLSRTTLYRKIGEGTFPRQVKISIHGAGWHESAINRWVADPVGYRDDRAGSQVQ; encoded by the coding sequence ATGAACAATCCCGATCGTATCATTCGACTGAAAACAGTTCTGGCCCGCACCGGCCTTTCCCGCACAACGCTCTATCGTAAGATAGGCGAAGGCACCTTCCCGCGCCAAGTAAAGATCAGCATCCATGGCGCGGGCTGGCATGAGTCCGCCATCAATCGCTGGGTGGCCGATCCTGTCGGCTATCGCGACGATCGGGCGGGGAGCCAGGTGCAATGA
- a CDS encoding type II toxin-antitoxin system RelE/ParE family toxin: MKLKTGRAAIPRVFKNGWFERFARKERIADWALRDAVERAESGLVDADLGGGVIKQRVARPGKGKSGGYRTLILFRQGDRAIFAFGFAKSAQANISKADLALLRDAATEALEWKDQELDRLVASGTLVEIDDGNDREG; the protein is encoded by the coding sequence ATGAAGCTGAAAACAGGGAGAGCCGCCATCCCGCGCGTCTTCAAGAATGGCTGGTTCGAGCGTTTCGCGCGGAAGGAGCGGATTGCCGATTGGGCGCTGCGGGATGCCGTGGAGCGCGCGGAAAGCGGGCTGGTGGACGCCGACCTTGGCGGCGGCGTCATCAAGCAGCGCGTGGCGCGGCCGGGAAAGGGCAAGTCGGGCGGCTATCGCACGCTGATCCTGTTCCGGCAGGGCGACCGGGCAATATTCGCGTTCGGGTTCGCCAAAAGCGCACAGGCGAACATTTCGAAGGCCGACCTCGCCTTGTTGCGCGATGCGGCCACCGAGGCGCTGGAATGGAAGGACCAGGAACTGGACCGGCTGGTGGCGTCGGGAACGCTGGTGGAGATAGACGATGGGAACGACCGTGAAGGATAA
- a CDS encoding DNA-binding transcriptional regulator, with translation MGTTVKDKGYRSEIAGAIHEMMSDAHDAGVVSLATLRTFDEACLAPAPALAGDEIRAIREREHVSQPVFAAYLNVSRNLVSDWERGVKRPGGPALRLLSIIQRKGLRAVA, from the coding sequence ATGGGAACGACCGTGAAGGATAAGGGCTATCGCAGCGAGATTGCGGGCGCGATCCATGAGATGATGAGCGACGCGCATGACGCGGGCGTGGTGTCGCTCGCGACACTGCGCACCTTTGACGAGGCGTGCCTTGCCCCCGCCCCGGCGCTGGCGGGCGACGAAATCCGCGCTATTCGCGAGCGCGAGCATGTCTCGCAGCCGGTGTTTGCCGCCTATCTCAACGTCTCGCGCAATCTGGTGTCGGATTGGGAACGGGGCGTGAAGCGCCCCGGCGGGCCTGCCCTCCGGCTGCTGTCGATCATCCAACGCAAGGGGCTGCGGGCGGTCGCGTAG
- a CDS encoding ATP-binding protein, which yields MSGAPGAGKTTLAILLALRLGFPLFSKDFIKETLIDVFGDAGGDLAASRKIGGASMELIWSLASRAPQAVLEANFRPHSDYERAKLTALGGMIVEVHCDCGRAETAKRFRERAATGGHHAAHPLKEMPPEMLDEYDRPMGLGSVVEVDTRTPVDLDRVLAEVRRLF from the coding sequence GTGTCCGGCGCACCCGGTGCCGGCAAGACGACCCTAGCGATCCTCCTTGCTCTACGGCTCGGATTTCCGCTTTTCTCCAAGGACTTCATCAAAGAGACTTTGATCGACGTGTTTGGCGATGCAGGTGGCGATTTAGCGGCATCACGGAAGATCGGTGGTGCGTCGATGGAACTGATCTGGTCCTTGGCAAGCCGCGCTCCGCAAGCAGTATTGGAAGCCAATTTCCGGCCGCACAGCGACTATGAGCGGGCTAAACTGACGGCCCTTGGCGGGATGATCGTTGAAGTCCATTGTGATTGCGGCCGGGCCGAAACGGCCAAGCGGTTTCGGGAACGTGCAGCCACCGGTGGCCACCATGCTGCGCATCCTCTGAAAGAGATGCCCCCGGAGATGCTTGACGAATATGACCGTCCGATGGGCTTAGGTTCGGTCGTAGAGGTCGATACACGGACCCCGGTCGATTTGGACAGAGTGCTGGCGGAGGTTCGACGCCTGTTTTGA